In the genome of Streptomyces globosus, one region contains:
- a CDS encoding DUF2786 domain-containing protein, whose product MKGIVERGCELALYGQGDAGLDAGASLLAADGQQWGGVARELLARGEGYLRQAWERGWQPADVMRLVRRDLAERHLRITADLVAAEARRYARLPERWTAAEVWWGDDSGYGERLARRERADRFSLATAVLEVFRLLIRLPAIEPVAPVPGDPAADALAHVHIEPRMLGRIRALLAKAEATPYPEEAEALSAKAQELMARHTVDEALLAASGKAPVQAPSACRIGVEPPYEEAKAVLLDAVAGANRCRAVWNSAFGFSTVVGFESDLEAVELLYTSLLVQGTAAMTRAEAGQRAGGRKRTKTFRQSFLLAYASRLGQRLAETAEHTAGGAPDNLPALVARDVAVTARADEMFPKTVSTRLRGATDLAGWNDGTAAADQARVGDGARRRPLAP is encoded by the coding sequence GTGAAGGGCATTGTTGAGCGGGGCTGTGAGCTGGCGCTTTATGGGCAGGGGGATGCCGGGCTGGATGCCGGGGCCTCGCTGCTGGCTGCCGACGGGCAGCAGTGGGGCGGGGTGGCGCGGGAGCTGCTCGCACGGGGCGAGGGGTACCTGCGGCAGGCCTGGGAGCGGGGGTGGCAGCCCGCGGACGTGATGCGGCTCGTGCGGCGGGACCTTGCCGAGCGGCATCTGCGGATCACCGCCGATCTGGTCGCGGCGGAGGCGCGCCGCTATGCGCGGCTGCCCGAGCGGTGGACCGCCGCCGAGGTGTGGTGGGGCGACGACTCCGGGTACGGGGAGCGGCTTGCCCGGCGGGAGAGGGCGGACCGGTTCTCGCTGGCAACGGCCGTGCTGGAGGTGTTCCGGCTGCTGATCCGGCTTCCGGCGATCGAGCCGGTCGCCCCTGTGCCGGGGGACCCTGCTGCCGATGCCCTCGCGCACGTGCACATCGAGCCGCGCATGCTCGGCCGCATCCGGGCGCTCCTGGCCAAGGCCGAGGCCACCCCGTACCCGGAGGAGGCGGAGGCGCTCAGTGCCAAGGCGCAGGAGCTGATGGCCCGGCACACCGTGGACGAAGCCCTGCTCGCGGCAAGCGGCAAGGCGCCCGTGCAGGCGCCGTCGGCCTGCCGGATCGGGGTGGAGCCGCCGTACGAGGAGGCGAAGGCGGTGCTGCTCGACGCGGTCGCCGGGGCCAACCGGTGCCGGGCGGTGTGGAACAGCGCCTTCGGGTTCTCCACGGTGGTCGGCTTCGAGAGCGACCTGGAGGCGGTGGAGCTGCTGTACACCTCGCTGCTCGTGCAGGGGACGGCCGCCATGACGCGGGCGGAGGCCGGGCAGCGGGCGGGCGGCCGCAAGCGTACGAAGACGTTCCGGCAGTCGTTCCTGCTCGCCTACGCCAGTCGGCTCGGTCAGCGGCTCGCCGAGACGGCGGAGCACACGGCGGGCGGGGCGCCGGACAACCTGCCGGCGCTGGTGGCCCGCGATGTCGCCGTCACCGCCCGGGCCGACGAGATGTTCCCGAAGACCGTCAGCACCCGGCTGCGCGGGGCGACCGACCTTGCCGGGTGGAACGACGGGACGGCCGCCGCAGATCAGGCCAGGGTGGGGGACGGCGCGCGGCGCCGTCCGCTGGCTCCGTAG
- a CDS encoding bifunctional 3'-5' exonuclease/DNA polymerase — MSDPAPRWALAEDAEGHWQAAALTPAPTPPVRVRDPAEAVRTAPAGTRWIWRSTAAVYPRLLAAGLRVDRCYDIEVAELLLLGHEGRSGEPRSAAAAWARLTGAPVPPDPPARAAAPGAQDSLFDPQPAPLPLDALLAVYEDQTRRHGAAAHPDRMRLLTAAESAAFLIAAEMHRAGMPWRADTHRALLTDLLGERYAGGGEPRRLAELADAVSAAFGRRVRPDLPADVTKAFAQAGIRLTSTRRWEIEGLDHPAVAPLLAYKKLYRIYTAHGWAWLQDWVRDGRFRPEFVPGGTLTGRWVTNGGGALQIPKVIRRAVVADPGWRLVVADADQLEPRVLAAISRDPAFMAVAGRAEDLYTAVSRQGFSGDREMAKIAVLGAVYGQTSGDGLKNLAALRRRFPQAVAYVDEAARAGEEGRLVRTWLGRTCPPPARSGPAGEDPYGEAGIPQEPDTPPADGTPTRNDAWTPSYASTNTRARGRFTRNFVVQGSAADWALLMLAALRQSIAAAGMRAELVFFQHDEVIVHCPAEEAQAVAEAVRAAGDRAARIAFGDTPVRFPFTTAIVECYADAK; from the coding sequence ATGAGCGACCCCGCACCCCGTTGGGCCCTGGCCGAAGACGCCGAGGGCCACTGGCAGGCGGCCGCCCTGACCCCCGCCCCCACGCCCCCCGTCCGCGTACGCGACCCCGCGGAGGCCGTCCGCACCGCCCCCGCCGGGACCCGCTGGATCTGGCGCTCCACGGCGGCCGTGTACCCCCGCCTCCTGGCCGCCGGCCTCCGCGTCGACCGCTGCTACGACATCGAGGTCGCCGAGCTGCTGCTCCTCGGCCACGAGGGCCGATCCGGCGAGCCCCGCTCGGCCGCGGCCGCATGGGCCCGCCTCACGGGTGCGCCCGTACCGCCCGATCCTCCGGCGCGCGCGGCAGCGCCCGGCGCGCAGGACTCCCTGTTCGATCCGCAGCCCGCGCCCCTTCCCCTCGATGCGCTGCTCGCCGTCTACGAGGACCAGACCCGCCGCCACGGCGCCGCCGCCCACCCGGACCGCATGCGCCTGCTGACGGCCGCGGAGTCGGCGGCGTTCCTGATCGCGGCGGAGATGCACCGCGCCGGCATGCCGTGGCGGGCGGACACCCACCGCGCCCTGCTCACGGACCTGCTGGGCGAGCGCTACGCAGGCGGCGGGGAGCCCCGCCGCCTGGCCGAGCTGGCGGACGCCGTGTCCGCGGCGTTCGGCCGCCGCGTCCGCCCCGACCTTCCGGCGGACGTCACGAAGGCCTTCGCCCAGGCGGGCATCCGCCTGACCTCGACCCGCCGCTGGGAGATCGAGGGCCTGGACCATCCGGCCGTCGCGCCGCTCCTCGCGTACAAGAAGCTGTACCGCATCTACACCGCGCACGGCTGGGCCTGGCTCCAGGACTGGGTCAGGGACGGCCGCTTCCGTCCCGAGTTCGTCCCCGGCGGCACCCTGACCGGGCGCTGGGTGACCAACGGCGGCGGCGCCCTGCAGATCCCCAAGGTCATCCGCCGGGCGGTCGTCGCGGACCCCGGCTGGCGCCTGGTCGTCGCGGACGCCGACCAGCTGGAGCCGCGGGTGCTCGCCGCGATCTCCCGCGATCCGGCGTTCATGGCGGTGGCGGGCCGCGCGGAGGACCTGTACACGGCAGTATCCCGCCAGGGCTTCTCAGGCGACCGGGAGATGGCGAAGATCGCCGTACTGGGCGCCGTGTACGGCCAGACGTCCGGCGACGGCCTGAAGAACCTGGCTGCGCTGCGCCGCCGCTTCCCGCAGGCGGTCGCGTACGTGGACGAGGCGGCGCGGGCCGGCGAGGAGGGCCGCCTCGTGCGGACCTGGCTGGGCCGCACCTGCCCGCCGCCCGCACGCTCCGGCCCGGCCGGCGAGGACCCGTACGGCGAGGCCGGCATCCCGCAGGAGCCGGACACCCCTCCCGCGGACGGGACTCCCACCCGGAACGACGCCTGGACTCCGAGCTACGCCTCGACGAACACCCGGGCCCGCGGCCGCTTCACCCGCAACTTCGTGGTGCAGGGCAGCGCCGCCGACTGGGCGCTGCTGATGCTGGCAGCGCTGCGGCAGTCGATCGCGGCCGCGGGGATGCGGGCGGAGCTGGTGTTCTTCCAGCACGACGAGGTGATAGTCCACTGCCCGGCCGAGGAGGCGCAAGCGGTCGCGGAGGCGGTCCGCGCGGCCGGCGACCGCGCCGCCCGTATCGCCTTCGGCGACACTCCGGTCCGCTTCCCGTTCACCACGGCGATCGTGGAGTGCTACGCGGACGCCAAGTGA
- a CDS encoding ATP-binding protein, producing the protein MGTNGSTMLEPLRQGLPPVDPTAVSGSASCSLPARFEAVRGARTFTRSTLAQWGLDERFDDVALVVSELVTNALRHALPGDPRPPGAGSGEPEAAVRLHLMRWSSRLVCAVRDPSEDRPGGTFEPEHTEENCDLESGRGLFLVDAYSDSWGWHPLAGRLTGKVVWALFMLPE; encoded by the coding sequence ATGGGGACGAATGGATCGACCATGCTCGAGCCGTTACGGCAGGGCCTGCCCCCGGTCGACCCCACGGCTGTGTCCGGGTCTGCCTCCTGCTCCCTCCCCGCCCGCTTCGAGGCGGTGCGCGGGGCCCGTACGTTCACCCGCTCGACGCTGGCCCAGTGGGGCCTCGACGAGCGCTTCGACGACGTGGCCCTCGTCGTCTCCGAGCTCGTCACCAACGCGCTGCGCCACGCCCTTCCCGGGGACCCGCGGCCGCCGGGGGCGGGGAGCGGAGAGCCGGAGGCCGCCGTGCGGCTGCACCTGATGCGGTGGAGCTCCCGCCTGGTGTGCGCGGTGCGCGACCCCAGCGAGGACCGGCCGGGCGGCACGTTCGAACCGGAGCACACGGAGGAGAACTGCGACCTGGAGTCGGGGCGCGGACTGTTCCTCGTGGACGCCTACAGCGACAGCTGGGGCTGGCACCCGCTCGCGGGCCGGCTCACCGGCAAGGTCGTGTGGGCGCTGTTCATGCTCCCCGAGTAG
- a CDS encoding DNA polymerase III subunit delta' codes for MPVWDDLVGQERVQAQLAAAARDADALVTAVEAGQEPPAASKMTHAWLFTGPPGSGRATAARAFAAALQCTSPDRALGGEPGCGFCDGCHTTMVGTHADVEVVRTDLLSIGVKETRDLVRRAQLSPAVGRWQVIVLEDSDRLTEGAANVLLKAVEEPAPRTVWLLCAPSLEDVLPTIRSRCRHLTLRTPPVAAVADVLVRRDGIPPDMAAFAARATQGHLDRARRLAQDESARTRRTSVLRLPLRVGDVGGCLKAAQELVDAAAEDAKQLAEEVDTKETEELKAALGAGAGTSGRLPRGTAGVMKELEDRQKRRRTRTQRDSLDLALTDLTGFYRDVLALQLGSALALANEDLRPDLERVARAGGPERTLRRIEAISACREALDRNVAPLLAVEAMTMALRAG; via the coding sequence ATGCCCGTGTGGGACGACCTGGTGGGCCAGGAGCGGGTGCAGGCACAGCTTGCCGCGGCCGCCCGTGACGCCGACGCCCTGGTCACGGCCGTGGAGGCCGGGCAGGAGCCGCCCGCCGCGTCCAAGATGACCCACGCCTGGCTCTTCACCGGCCCGCCCGGCTCAGGCCGGGCCACCGCGGCCCGCGCCTTCGCCGCCGCCCTGCAGTGCACCAGCCCCGACCGGGCCCTCGGCGGCGAGCCCGGCTGCGGCTTCTGCGACGGCTGCCACACCACCATGGTCGGCACGCACGCGGACGTGGAGGTCGTCCGGACCGACCTGCTGTCCATCGGCGTCAAGGAGACCCGCGACCTCGTCCGCCGCGCCCAGCTCTCCCCGGCCGTCGGCCGCTGGCAGGTCATCGTCCTGGAGGACTCCGACCGCCTGACCGAGGGCGCCGCGAACGTCCTCCTGAAGGCCGTGGAGGAGCCCGCTCCGCGGACCGTGTGGCTGCTGTGCGCCCCGTCCCTGGAGGACGTGCTCCCCACGATCCGATCCCGCTGCCGCCACCTGACGCTGCGGACCCCGCCCGTCGCGGCCGTCGCGGACGTGCTCGTGCGGCGCGACGGCATCCCGCCCGACATGGCCGCCTTCGCCGCCCGGGCCACCCAGGGGCACCTCGACCGCGCCCGCAGGCTCGCCCAGGACGAGTCCGCCCGCACCCGGCGCACCTCCGTCCTGAGGCTGCCGCTCCGCGTCGGCGACGTCGGCGGCTGCCTGAAGGCCGCGCAGGAGCTCGTCGACGCCGCCGCAGAGGACGCCAAGCAGCTCGCCGAGGAGGTCGACACGAAGGAGACCGAGGAGCTGAAGGCCGCCCTCGGCGCCGGAGCCGGCACCTCCGGCCGGCTGCCGCGCGGCACGGCCGGCGTGATGAAGGAGCTGGAGGACCGGCAGAAGCGCCGCCGCACCCGCACCCAGCGCGACAGCCTCGACCTCGCCCTGACCGACCTCACCGGCTTCTACCGCGATGTCCTCGCCCTCCAGCTCGGCAGCGCCCTCGCCCTCGCCAACGAGGACCTGCGCCCCGACCTCGAACGGGTCGCCCGGGCCGGCGGCCCCGAGCGCACCCTGCGGCGGATCGAGGCGATCAGCGCCTGCCGCGAGGCCCTCGACCGCAACGTGGCCCCGCTCCTCGCGGTCGAGGCCATGACGATGGCACTCCGCGCGGGCTGA
- a CDS encoding DUF397 domain-containing protein produces MDHAYNGMAAAELDGVTWQKSKHSNSQGSCVEFAKLPGGAVAVRNSRFPDGPALVYTPAEIEALLLGVKDGEFDHLIH; encoded by the coding sequence GTGGACCACGCGTACAACGGGATGGCAGCTGCAGAACTCGACGGGGTGACCTGGCAGAAGAGCAAGCACAGCAACTCGCAGGGCTCCTGCGTGGAGTTCGCGAAACTGCCGGGCGGCGCCGTCGCCGTGCGCAATTCGCGGTTCCCGGACGGACCGGCTCTCGTCTACACGCCGGCCGAGATCGAGGCGCTCCTCCTGGGCGTCAAGGACGGCGAGTTCGACCACCTGATCCACTGA
- a CDS encoding alpha/beta hydrolase: MDTSRLLRTTGTALAAAGLLLSGCTSDGSTASRASASAVRGTTPSAQPTAVPAALRPYYEQKPAWRDCGVPGFQCATMKAPLDYAHPESGQDIDIAIARRPATGPGKRLGSLLVNPGGPGGSGIGYLQAFAGIGYPASVRAQYDMVSFDPRGVDRSSPVQCLTGPGMDKFTQVDQTPDDEAERARLVASFKEFAAACRERSERILPHVSTVDAARDMDMLRAVLGDEKLTYVGASYGTFLGATYADLFPARVGRLVLDGAMDPSRSAIDMNRDQTAGFETAFRSFARDCAKQPDCPLGKGGPDAVAARLGEFFTALDAEPVPSGDPARPLGESLATTGVIAALYDESAWPQLREAIAAAQDGDGSGLLALADTYYEREPDGRYANLMYANAAVNCLDQPPSFSGPEAVQAALPSFRKASPVFGTGLAWAALNCTYWPVKATGAARPLTAKGAAPIVVVGTLRDPATPYKWAQALAGQLDSGVLLTYDGDGHTAYGRGSTCIDNAINTYLLEGKPPQNGKKCT; this comes from the coding sequence ATGGACACCAGTCGCCTCCTGCGCACCACCGGCACCGCCCTTGCGGCGGCCGGGCTGCTGCTCTCCGGCTGCACCTCGGACGGCTCGACGGCCTCCCGCGCCTCCGCCTCCGCGGTCCGCGGCACCACCCCGTCCGCACAGCCGACCGCCGTCCCGGCCGCGCTGCGCCCGTACTACGAGCAGAAGCCGGCCTGGCGCGACTGCGGTGTCCCCGGCTTCCAGTGCGCCACGATGAAGGCCCCGCTGGACTACGCACACCCCGAGTCCGGCCAGGACATCGACATCGCCATCGCCCGCCGCCCCGCCACCGGCCCCGGCAAGCGCCTCGGCTCGCTGCTCGTCAACCCGGGCGGACCGGGCGGCTCCGGCATCGGCTACCTCCAGGCCTTCGCCGGCATCGGCTACCCGGCGTCCGTACGCGCCCAGTACGACATGGTGTCCTTCGACCCGCGCGGAGTGGACCGCAGCAGCCCCGTCCAATGCCTGACCGGGCCGGGCATGGACAAGTTCACGCAGGTGGACCAGACCCCCGACGACGAGGCGGAGCGCGCCCGGCTCGTCGCCTCCTTCAAGGAGTTCGCGGCCGCCTGCCGGGAGCGCTCGGAGCGCATCCTGCCGCACGTCTCCACGGTCGACGCCGCCCGCGACATGGACATGCTGCGCGCGGTGCTCGGCGACGAGAAGCTGACGTACGTCGGCGCCTCGTACGGCACCTTCCTCGGCGCCACGTACGCGGACCTCTTCCCCGCCCGGGTCGGCCGGCTCGTCCTGGACGGGGCGATGGACCCCTCCCGCTCCGCGATCGACATGAACCGCGACCAGACCGCCGGCTTCGAGACCGCCTTCCGCTCCTTCGCCCGGGACTGCGCGAAGCAGCCGGACTGCCCGCTCGGCAAGGGAGGGCCGGACGCGGTGGCCGCCCGGCTCGGGGAGTTCTTCACGGCGCTCGACGCGGAGCCGGTGCCCAGCGGCGACCCGGCCCGCCCGCTCGGCGAGTCCCTCGCCACGACGGGCGTGATCGCCGCCCTGTACGACGAGAGCGCCTGGCCGCAGCTGCGCGAGGCGATCGCCGCGGCGCAGGACGGCGACGGCTCGGGCCTCCTCGCCCTCGCCGACACGTACTACGAGCGCGAGCCCGACGGCCGGTACGCGAACCTGATGTACGCGAACGCCGCTGTGAACTGCCTCGACCAGCCGCCCTCCTTCTCCGGCCCCGAAGCCGTCCAGGCGGCCCTCCCGTCGTTCCGCAAGGCGTCCCCGGTGTTCGGCACGGGCCTGGCCTGGGCCGCGTTGAACTGCACGTACTGGCCGGTCAAGGCCACCGGGGCGGCCCGCCCCCTGACGGCGAAGGGCGCCGCGCCGATCGTCGTGGTCGGCACCCTCCGCGACCCGGCGACCCCGTACAAGTGGGCGCAGGCCCTGGCGGGCCAGCTCGACTCGGGCGTCCTCCTCACCTACGACGGCGACGGCCACACGGCATACGGCCGCGGCAGCACGTGCATCGACAACGCGATCAACACGTACCTCCTGGAGGGCAAGCCGCCGCAGAACGGCAAAAAGTGCACGTAA
- a CDS encoding helix-turn-helix domain-containing protein, with protein sequence MGRAGLVTAEAGGSVVRRILLGSQLRRLRESRGITREAAGYSIRASESKISRLELGRVSFKARDVEDLLTLYGVTDGTERESLLGLVREANAAGWWHSYGDVLPGWFQTYIGLEGAASLIRIYEVQFVHGLLQTEAYAHAVVSRGMPGAGKAEIERRVALRLERQKVLVSENAPVFHAVLDEAALRRPYGGRDVMRGQLEHLIEVSQRPNVQLQVMPFSFGGHSGESGAFTLLRFPESDLQDIVYLEQLTSALYLDKDEEVAQYERAMERLQADCPDPGQTRDLLRGLLQLS encoded by the coding sequence ATGGGGAGGGCAGGACTAGTGACCGCAGAAGCAGGCGGTTCCGTGGTGCGCCGCATCCTCCTGGGCTCACAGCTCAGGCGACTCCGAGAATCCCGCGGCATCACCCGTGAGGCGGCCGGCTACTCGATCCGCGCATCCGAATCGAAGATCAGCCGCTTGGAGTTGGGAAGGGTGAGCTTCAAGGCAAGGGACGTCGAAGACCTCCTCACGCTCTACGGGGTCACGGACGGCACCGAGCGCGAGTCCCTCCTGGGCCTCGTCCGCGAGGCCAACGCGGCGGGCTGGTGGCACAGCTACGGCGACGTGCTGCCCGGCTGGTTCCAGACCTACATCGGCCTGGAGGGGGCGGCGTCCCTCATCCGCATCTACGAGGTGCAGTTCGTGCACGGCCTCCTCCAGACCGAGGCCTACGCGCACGCCGTCGTCAGCCGCGGCATGCCCGGCGCCGGCAAGGCGGAGATCGAGCGCCGCGTCGCGCTGCGCCTGGAGCGGCAGAAGGTCCTCGTCTCCGAGAACGCCCCCGTCTTCCACGCCGTGCTCGACGAGGCCGCGCTGCGCCGCCCGTACGGCGGCCGGGACGTCATGCGGGGCCAGTTGGAGCACCTGATCGAGGTCTCGCAGCGGCCGAACGTGCAGCTCCAGGTGATGCCGTTCTCCTTCGGCGGCCACTCCGGCGAGAGCGGGGCCTTCACCCTGCTGCGGTTCCCCGAGTCCGACCTCCAGGACATCGTCTATCTGGAACAGCTCACCAGCGCCCTCTACCTGGACAAGGACGAGGAAGTGGCGCAGTACGAGCGGGCGATGGAGCGGCTCCAGGCCGACTGCCCGGACCCCGGCCAGACCCGGGATCTTCTGCGCGGCCTCCTCCAACTGTCTTGA
- a CDS encoding serine hydrolase domain-containing protein gives MVTRWRKAAVGVVAAGLVAVPLGGAPGYALEAGAPTRVAAPVRDDGDVVRITPAVAQQLDDAVRKVMVDARVPGVMVAVSAPGKGEYVRTFGVADKATGAPMDTGLYMRIGSETKTFTVTALLRLVDDGKVGLDDPIGKYVSGVPNGDRITLRQLAGMRSGLFNYSEDEGFFKALTSDPQRPFTPQQLLAYSFKHPVLFEPGAKFDYCNTNLILLGLVIEKVSGRGLGDFLADEVVRPAGLKRTALPPGAAWPTPHAQGYTDQTADGKVEETADWNPSWGWAAGAMYSDLADLRKWARVVATGTLLEPETQKERLDVDPALPGTGYGLGIFLDHGWVGHNGSLPGYQSLTLYLPEAQATLVVLLNTDISAEGEEPSTLFGEAITRIVSPDNVFSLPAQPAAGK, from the coding sequence ATGGTGACACGGTGGCGCAAGGCGGCGGTGGGAGTGGTCGCGGCGGGGCTCGTGGCGGTGCCGCTCGGCGGGGCGCCCGGGTACGCCCTGGAGGCGGGAGCGCCGACTCGTGTTGCGGCGCCCGTGCGGGATGACGGGGATGTCGTCCGGATCACGCCCGCCGTGGCGCAGCAGCTGGATGATGCCGTGCGGAAGGTCATGGTCGACGCCCGGGTGCCCGGGGTGATGGTGGCCGTGTCGGCGCCCGGCAAGGGCGAGTACGTCCGTACGTTCGGTGTTGCCGACAAGGCGACCGGGGCGCCCATGGACACCGGTCTGTACATGCGTATCGGGAGCGAGACCAAGACCTTCACGGTCACCGCGCTGCTGCGGCTCGTCGATGACGGGAAGGTCGGGCTCGACGATCCCATCGGGAAGTACGTCTCCGGTGTTCCGAACGGGGACCGGATCACGTTGCGGCAGCTCGCCGGGATGCGCAGCGGGCTCTTCAACTACTCCGAGGACGAGGGGTTCTTCAAGGCGCTGACCAGTGATCCGCAGCGGCCGTTCACGCCGCAGCAGCTGCTCGCGTACTCGTTCAAGCATCCGGTGCTCTTCGAGCCGGGCGCCAAGTTCGACTACTGCAACACCAACCTGATCCTGCTCGGGCTCGTCATCGAGAAGGTGAGCGGGAGGGGGCTGGGTGACTTCCTTGCAGATGAGGTCGTCAGGCCGGCCGGGTTGAAGCGGACCGCGCTGCCGCCCGGTGCCGCGTGGCCGACGCCGCACGCGCAGGGGTACACCGACCAGACCGCCGACGGGAAGGTCGAGGAGACCGCCGACTGGAACCCGTCGTGGGGGTGGGCTGCCGGAGCCATGTACTCCGACCTCGCCGACCTGCGCAAGTGGGCCCGCGTCGTCGCCACCGGCACGCTGCTGGAGCCGGAGACGCAGAAGGAGCGGCTTGACGTGGATCCGGCGCTGCCCGGGACGGGGTACGGGCTGGGGATCTTCCTCGACCACGGCTGGGTCGGGCACAACGGGTCCCTGCCGGGCTACCAGTCCCTGACCCTGTACCTGCCGGAGGCGCAGGCGACGCTGGTGGTGCTGCTCAACACCGACATCTCCGCCGAGGGGGAGGAGCCGAGCACGTTGTTCGGCGAGGCCATCACGAGGATCGTGTCTCCCGACAACGTCTTCTCGCTGCCCGCTCAGCCCGCCGCCGGGAAGTGA